One Euphorbia lathyris chromosome 1, ddEupLath1.1, whole genome shotgun sequence DNA segment encodes these proteins:
- the LOC136232711 gene encoding uncharacterized protein isoform X2 — MPITEEQRLRAETNRLAALAKRKAFTEITVDQGHQQPAQHNQWRFFKCQKLSTGARSTTHYPTKPPNVPIDSNSNTHLDQKFLVRLEICSPDSFSITPGAVQGFMYPGQEECLRILNFRLSDVEPSHYTQNHGGGRACVYKLRDYDAVLSCLKNYKDIEVQKIPFGTLNVVQRFSNSFDTGHWEPFRPEHLSDEKVDELIGKLPRKMLDRLLPFQLDGIRFGLRRGGRCLIADEMGLGKTLQAIAIAGCFIDEGPILVVCPAILRFTWAEELERWLPSCLPSDIHLVFGHLNNPAYLTKCPRVVVISYKMFHHLHKSMLEREWALLIVDESHHLRCSKKKSEPNEVKAVLDVAAKVKRIVLLSGTPSLSRPYDIFHQIDILWPGLLGRTKYDFAETYCAIRCVQTSEGKRFQDFSRGVRLEELNVLLRQTVMIRRLKKHVMNQLPPIRRQIIRLLLKRSDILLAKAAVRVKNNDASKSDKVLAKATVEVTNDDAKASDIISAKAAARVKNDNATASDIVSAEAAVEVKTDDATKSDIVSGNATIEHKNDAPGDSGTKSSELSYHELGIAKLPAFREWFLIHPLFAESDGIEELDVDPNSKKMIIFAHHHKVLDGVQELVCEKGIGFVRIDGKTLARDRQSAVLNFQSSIEVKIAIIGVQAGGVGLDFSSARNVVFLELPQSSELMRQAESRAHRRGQTNAVNVYIFCAKDTMDERHWQYLNRSLHCVSSTMNGKYDAEPEIAVDEVSYLDATIKAKGYSDDKTLEKASCGELPSVGASVSAEETQPFKSQHDATDILTDRSNELSSSGASSVQIDDCNIKLEQDSVDLDEELYDHIIASENLERNVSDVGVRGGVSSSWLVKRKEGKDQLPKERSICSQTKETDALPVLEDEADETFSNEVYSLRFEVSKYTGRIHLYSCIPGADSRPQPLFENFRPEELESLDYPVVNNNKKTALKTFEDKPAYRHALHAFIGEWNRLRPIEKRKLMGKTLQLPLSIELCFLGENIKHTTEGLLKGGSKRRLTPWSEISNPLPPNAVWKMVYLSSTYGQKEKQFAQSWTPMDEPLLVAMPRHLHSLRIFSVSLAATKNIG, encoded by the exons ATGCCAATTACCGAAGAGCAGAGATTAAGAGCAGAAACTAACCGATTAGCAGCTTTAGCTAAAAGAAAAGCATTTACAGAAATCACAGTCGACCAAGGACACCAACAGCCAGCGCAACATAATCAATGGAGGTTTTTCAAGTGCCAAAAACTCTCTACCGGGGCCCGTTCTACTACCCATTACCCGACGAAACCTCCAAATGTTCCGATCGACTCGAATTCGAATACCCATTTGGACCAAAAGTTTCTGGTTCGGCTCGAAATTTGCTCTCCTGACTCGTTCTCCATCACGCCTGGAGCTGTACAGGGGTTTATGTATCCAGGGCAAGAGGAATGCTTGCGGATATTAAATTTTCGTTTATCTGAT GTAGAGCCATCGCACTATACACAAAATCATGGGGGTGGAAGGGCCTGTGTTTATAAGCTAAGAGATTATGATGCAGTTTTATCGTGCTTAAAGAATTACAAGGACATTGAAGTTCAAAAAATACCTTTTGGCACACTAAATGTTGTCCAAAGATTTTCAAATTCTTTTGATACAGGGCACTGGGAACCCTTCAGGCCTGAACATTTATCTGATGAAAAAGTTGATGAATTGATTGGTAAACTGCCAAGAAAGATGTTGGATAGGCTCTTGCCATTCCAACTTGATGGTATAAGATTTGGATTGCGAAGAGGTGGCCGGTGTCTTATTGCTGATGAAATGGGTCTTGGAAAAACACTTCAG GCAATTGCCATTGCAGGCTGCTTCATAGATGAAGGTCCTATACTTGTCGTTTGCCCAGCTATTTTACGATTTACATGGGCAGAAGAATTAGAGCGATGGCTTCCCTCTTGCTTGCCTTCTGACATCCACCTTG tatTTGGTCATCTAAACAACCCAGCATATTTGACAAAATGCCCAAGAGTTGtggttatttcatataaaatgtTTCATCACCTGCACAAGAGCATGCTCGAGCGAGAATGGGCTCTCTTGATAGTTGATGAATCTCACCATTTACGTTGTTCAAAAAAGAAGTCAGAACCAAATGAG GTAAAAGCTGTTCTTGATGTGGCGGCAAAGGTCAAGCGCATAGTTCTTTTGTCCGGGACACCTTCTTTGTCAAG GCCATATGACATTTTTCATCAGATAgatatattgtg GCCTGGTTTATTGGGACGGACTAAATATGATTTTGCGGAAACTTACTGTGCAATCAGATGTGTCCAGACTTCTGAAGGGAAACGTTTCCAG GACTTTTCAAGGGGGGTTCGTTTGGAGGAGTTGAATGTGTTGCTTAGACAAACTGTTATG ATAAGACGTTTGAAGAAGCATGTGATGAACCAGTTACCACCGATACGTCGACAAATTATAAGATTGTTGTTGAAGAGATCAGACATACTCTTGGCGAAGGCTGCTGTGAGGGTTAAGAATAATGATGCCTCAAAATCAGACAAAGTCTTGGCAAAGGCTACTGTTGAGGTTACGAATGATGATGCTAAAGCATCAGACATAATCTCTGCAAAGGCTGCTGCAAGGGTTAAGAATGATAATGCCACAGCATCAGACATAGTCTCTGCAGAGGCGGCTGTTGAGGTTAAGACTGATGATGCTACAAAATCGGACATAGTCTCAGGAAATGCTACTATCGAGCATAAGAATGATGCTCCTGGAG ATAGTGGAACTAAATCAAGTGAACTCTCCTACCACGAGCTTGGTATTGCAAAATTACCTGCATTTCGGGAATGGTTTTTGATTCATCCACTCTTTGCGGAGTCTGATGGTATAGAAGAATTGGATGTGGATCcgaattctaaaaaaatgattattttTGCTCATCACCATAAAGTTCTTGATGGAGTACAA GAGCTCGTATGTGAGAAAGGGATTGGTTTTGTCCGCATTGATGGAAAGACACTCGCTAGAGATCGGCAATCTGCGGTTCTAAATTTCCAGTCATCAATTGAG GTTAAGATAGCAATAATAGGAGTACAAGCTGGGGGTGTTGGACTTGATTTCTCATCAGCTCGAAATGTTGTATTCTTGGAGCTGCCTCAGTCATCAGAACTAATGCGTCAG GCTGAGAGTAGAGCTCATAGGCGAGGGCAAACAAATGCAGTCAACGTATATATCTTCTGTGCAAAG GACACTATGGATGAAAGACATTGGCAGTATTTAAACAGGAGTCTGCATTGTGTTTCATCTACTATGAATGGAAAATATGATGCGGAGCCAGAGATAgca GTTGATGAAGTTTCTTATTTAGATGCAACCATTAAAGCTAAGGGATATTCTGATGATAAAACTTTGGAGAAAGCCTCATGTGGAGAGCTTCCTTCTGTTGGTGCTTCTGTCTCAGCAGAAGAAACACAACCTTTTAAAAGCCAACACGATGCAACTGACATATTAACTGATAGATCCAACGAACTTTCTAGTTCTGGTGCCAGTTCTGTTCAAATAGATGATTGTAATATTAAG TTAGAACAGGATAGTGTGGATCTTGATGAAGAACTGTATGACCATATTATTGCAAGTGAAAACCTTGAAAGAAATGTCTCTGATGTTGGTGTCCGTGGaggagtttcttcttcttggttgGTTAAGCGAAAAGAAGGCAAAGATCAATTGCCTAAG GAACGGAGTATTTGCTCTCAAACAAAAGAAACAGATGCCTTACCTGTTTTGGAAGATGAAGCTGATGAAACTTTCTCCAACGAAGTATATTCTCTTCGCTTTGAG GTAAGTAAATATACTGGGAGGATTCATCTGTATTCGTGCATTCCAGGGGCCGACTCAAGACCGCAGCCATTATTTGAGAATTTTCGACCTGAGGAACTTGAATCACTTGACTATCCTGTGGTTAATAATAACAAGAAAACAGCTCTTAAAACTTTTGAGGACAAGCCAGCTTACAGGCATGCTCTTCATGCATTCATTGGTGAATGGAATAGATTGAGGCCCATTGAGAAAAGGAAACTAATGGGGAAGACTTTGCAGCTACCTTTATCTATTGAGTTGTGCTTCTTGGGGGAAAATATTAAACATACCACTGAG GGACTTCTCAAGGGAGGAAGCAAACGACGCCTGACTCCTTGGTCTGAGATTAGTAATCCTCTACCACCAAATGCTGTTTGGAAGATGGTGTATCTATCCAGTACCTATGGCCAGAAGGAAAAACAATTTGCACAAAGTTGGACCCCAATGGATGAGCCACTTT tGGTAGCAATGCCAAGACACCTGCATTCTTTGAGGATCTTTTCTGTAAGCTTAGCTGCTACGAAGAATATCGGATGA